From a region of the Lactuca sativa cultivar Salinas chromosome 4, Lsat_Salinas_v11, whole genome shotgun sequence genome:
- the LOC111907871 gene encoding leucine--tRNA ligase, chloroplastic/mitochondrial, whose amino-acid sequence MIQIQWLLPPQPLTSSLHHHRRSLLFSSRRRSLPPKPSSTLTFSNVSTKYFGFRVCNCVNSERITEESNEVVKVRAYPFHEIEQRWQKFWDENRTFRTPDDDELDTSKPKFYVLDMFPYPSGAGLHVGHPLGYTATDILARFKRMQGFNVLHPMGWDAFGLPAEQYAIETGTHPKVTTIKNIDRFRTQLKSLGFSFDWEREISTTEPDYYKWTQWIFLQLLKRGLAYQAEVAVNWCPALGTVLANEEVVDGVSERGGHPVIRKPMRQWMLKITAYADRLLEDLDDLDWPESIKEMQRNWIGRSEGAEVDFHVLSKDCQVTDAKITVYTTRPDTIFGVTYLVLAPEHPLLSSIVSESQQNIVDEYKEVASRKSDLERTELQKEKSGVFSGCYAKNPVNAEAIPIYIADYVLGSYGTGAIMAVPAHDSRDHEFALKYNLPIHWVITSDECCDDFEKPYSGEGNVINSSSSTSGLHINGLHSKEAAVEVINWVEKTGNGNRKINYKLRDWLFARQRYWGEPIPVVFLDENSESETLPIPIPIPIPETELPLTLPELDDFTPTGTGDPPLSKAVSWVNTIESSSGKPAKRETNTMPQWAGSCWYYLRFMDPKNSSQLVDKKKEMYWSPVDVYVGGAEHAVLHLLYSRFWHKVLYDIGIVSTKEPFKCVINQGIILGEVQYMASKDKDGNFVSADSIHASGDHKQERIPDEKVTKSGASFVLKDNPNIKLIARAHKMSKSRGNVVNPDDVVSEYGADSLRLYEMFMGPLRDSKTWNTSGIEGVHRFLGRSWRLIVGSPLSDGTYKNQTLVVDENPSLDQLKSLHRCIEKVTDEIEATRFNTGISAMMEFVNTAYKWDKLPKSIVEPFVLLLSPYAPHIAEELWFRLGHSTSLAYESFPKANPAYLKDTTITLPVQINGKTRGTVQVEVICTEEEAFKLASLDQKLSKYLEGKIVKKRVYVPGKILNVILERETNKVASR is encoded by the exons ATGATTCAAATTCAGTGGCTTCTTCCTCCGCAACCACTCACTTCTTCTCTACACCACCACCGCCGGAGTCTTCTATTCTCCTCCCGCCGACGGTCTCTACCTCCTAAGCCCTCCTCTACTCTTACCTTCTCCAATGTTTCAACAAAGTACTTCGGGTTTCGAGTGTGTAATTGTGTCAACAGTGAGAGAATTACTGAAGAATCAAATGAAGTTGTTAAGGTCAGGGCATATCCATTTCACGAAATTGAGCAGCGGTGGCAGAAATTTTGGGATGAAAATCGAACTTTCCGTACACCTGATGACGATGAACTTGACACCTCTAAACCTAAATTTTACGTTCTGGATATGTTTCCTTATCCAAG TGGAGCTGGTTTACACGTTGGCCATCCTCTTGGATACACAGCCACCGACATTCTTGCTAGATTTAAACGGATGCAAGGTTTCAATGTTCTGCATCCAATGGGATGGGATGCATTTGGTTTGCCTGCTGAGCAATATGCCATTGAG ACAGGTACTCATCCAAAGGTCACAACCATCAAGAACATTGACAGATTCCGTACACAG CTTAAATCTTTAGGCTTCTCATTTGACTGGGAGAGAGAAATTTCCACAACAGAACCTGACTACTATAAATGGACACAATGGATCTTTCTACAGCTTCTCAAGAGAGGATTGGCATATCAg GCTGAGGTAGCAGTCAACTGGTGCCCAGCTTTAGGCACTGTGTTGGCAAATGAAGAAGTGGTGGATGGTGTTAGTGAGCGAGGTGGTCATCCAGTTATAAGAAAG CCAATGAGGCAATGGATGCTCAAGATCACTGCATATGCAGACCGActtcttgaagatttggatgaTCTTGATTGGCCCGAGAGTATTAAGGAAATGCAGAggaattggattggaagatcAGAAGGGGCAGAAGTGGACTTTCATGTTTTGAGTAAAGATTGTCAAGTTACAGATGCAAAAATTACTGTTTATACCACAAGACCAGATACCATATTTGGAGTAAC TTATTTGGTGTTAGCACCAGAACATCCCTTGTTATCATCCATAGTATCTGAGTCCCAACAAAATATT GTGGATGAGTACAAAGAAGTTGCTTCTAGAAAGAGTGATCTTGAAAGAACTGAGCTTCAAAAGGAGAAATCTGGAGTCTTTAGTGGTTGTTATGCTAAAAATCCAGTCAATGCTGAAGCTATCCCTATATATATTGCTGATTATGTTTTAGGGAG CTATGGGACAGGAGCAATAATGGCTGTTCCTGCTCATGATTCACGTGATCATGAGTTTGCGTTAAAATATAATCTCCCAATTCATTGGGTGATAACTTCAGATGAATGTTGTGATGATTTTGAAAAACCTTATTCTGGTGAAGGAAATGTCATAAATTCATCAAGTTCAACATCTGGGCTTCACATTAATGGATTACATAGTAAAGAAGCTGCTGTTGAAGTCATCAATTGGGTTGAGAAGACTGGAAATGGAAATAGAAAG ATAAATTACAAGTTGAGAGATTGGCTTTTTGCTAGGCAACGTTATTGGGGAGAACCGATTCCGGTTGTGTTCTTGgatgaaaatagtgaaagtgaaacTCTTCCAATTCcgattccgattccgattccgGAAACTGAACTTCCACTTACCCTTCCTGAGCTTGATGATTTTACTCCAACTGGCACTGGGGACCCACCACTTTCAAAAGCTGTGTCTTGG GTTAATACGATAGAGTCTTCTTCTGGAAAGCCAGCTAAGCGTGAAACAAACACTATGCCACAATGGGCTGGTTCTTGCTG GTACTATTTAAGATTTATGGATCCTAAAAATTCATCCCAGTTGGTTGACAAGAAAAAAGAAAT GTATTGGAGTCCAGTTGATGTTTATGTTGGTGGTGCTGAGCATGCTGTTCTTCACTTGCTTTACTCCAGATTTTGGCACAAG GTTCTTTATGATATTGGCATTGTGTCGACAAAAGAACCATTTAAATGTGTCATAAACCAAGGGATCATCCTTGGAGAA GTACAATACATGGCTTCCAAAGATAaagatggaaattttgtgtcagcAGATTCCATTCATGCATCAGGAGATCATAAGCAAGAAAGGATACCCGATGAGAAA GTTACTAAATCCGGTGCTTCATTCGTATTAAAAGACAACCCTAACATCAAGTTAATTGCTCGGGCCCACAAGATGAGTAAAAGTAGGGGAAACGTGGTGAACCCCGATGATGTTGTGTCCGAATATGGTGCAGACTCTCTTAGACTTTACGAAATGTTCATGGGCCCATTAAG GGACTCGAAAACATGGAATACTAGTGGGATCGAAGGCGTTCATCGATTTTTAGGAAGATCTTGGAGATTAATTGTGGGGTCACCTTTATCCGATGGAACATATAAAAATCAAACATTGGTAGTTGATGAAAATCCCTCTCTAGATCAACTTAAATCGTTACATAGATGTATTGAAAAG GTGACGGATGAAATTGAAGCCACACGATTTAACACCGGGATCTCTGCAATGATGGAGTTCGTTAACACTGCATATAAG tGGGATAAACTTCCGAAATCAATAGTGGAACCATTTGTATTGTTGCTATCACCATATGCACCACACATAGCTGAGGAGCTATGGTTTCGGTTAGGGCATTCGACTTCATTGGCATATGAGTCTTTCCCGAAG GCTAATCCGGCTTACTTAAAAGACACCACAATAACTCTACCGGTTCAGATCAATGGGAAAACAAGAGGCACTGTACAAGTTGAAGTAATCTGCACAGAAGAGGAAGCTTTTAAATTGGCTTCTCTTGATCAGAAATTATCAAAATATCTCGAGGGCAAAATCGTCAAAAAAAGAGTTTATGTTCCTGGCAAGATTTTGAATGTCATTTTGGAACGTGAAACCAACAAAGTTGCTTCTCGATAG
- the LOC111907872 gene encoding calcium permeable stress-gated cation channel 1 — protein MATLADIGLSAAINIITAFIFLIAFAILRLQPFNDRVYFPKWYLKGLRSSPATSGAFVSKFINLDYRSYMKFLNWMPDALKMPEPELIDHAGLDSAVYLRIYLLGLKIFIPILVLTWAILVPVNWTNDTLDKLKGEATYSEIDKLSISNIPQGSHRFWTHVIMAYAVTFWTCFALKKEYETVANMRLHFLQSEKRRPDQFTVLVKNVPPDADESVSEAVEHFFLVNHPDNYLTHQVVLNANKLAKLVEEKKSKQNWLDYYQNKFERNQAKRPIMKTGFLGLWGEKVDAIQHHISEIERLSNEIAEEKEDVVNNPKAIMPAAFVSFKTRWGAAVCAQTQQARNPTLWLTEWAPEPRDVYWKNLAIPYVSLTIRKLLMAVAFFFLTFFFIIPIAFVQSLANIEGIEKAAPFLKPLIEVKTIKSFIQGFLPGIALKIFLILLPTILMIMSKFEGFLSISLLERRSASRYYLFNFVNVFLGSVIAGTVLEQLNTFLDQSVNKIPETIGVAIPMKATFFITYIMVDGWSGTAGEILRLKPLIIYHLKNFFLVKTEKDREEAMDPGSIGFNTGEPQIQLYFLIGLIYAVVTPLLTPFILVFFALAYVVYRHQIINVYNQEYESSAAFWPDVHGRVVSALVISQLLLMGLLSTKEAASSTPFLLALPILTIGFHMYCKGRFEPAFVRYPLQEAMMKDTLERAREPNLNLKGYLQNAYVPPIFKEADSDSDSNSDSDDETNDQKWQKDNVLVPTKRQSRKNTPVPSKRSAGSSPNLPEIREKDKP, from the exons ATGGCTACGCTAGCAGATATCGGACTTTCGGCAGCCATTAATATCATTACCGCTTTTATTTTCCTGATAGCTTTTGCTATCCTTCGTCTTCAACCTTTCAACGATCGAGTATACTTTCCAAAATGGTATCTCAAGGGTTTAAGATCAAGCCCTGCAACTTCTGGTGCTTTTGTAAGCAAGTTTATCAATTTGGATTATCGATCGTATATGAAATTCCTTAATTGGATGCCGGATGCCCTAAAAATGCCTGAGCCTGAGCTAATTGATCATGCTGGTTTGGATTCTGCTGTCTATTTGAGGATTTACTTGCTCGG GTTAAAGATATTTATTCCCATACTTGTACTTACATGGGCAATTTTGGTGCCTGTTAATTGGACAAATGACACACTCGATAAGCTAAAAGGGGAAGCAACTTATAGTGAGATCGATAAGCTTTCTATATCAAACATTCCACAAGGCTCTCACAG ATTTTGGACTCATGTGATAATGGCATATGCTGTTACATTTTGGACATGCTTTGcgttaaagaaagagtatgagaCAGTTGCAAATATGCGGTTGCATTTTCTTCAATCAGAAAAACGTCGTCCTGATCAATTTACA gTTCTTGTGAAAAACGTGCCACCAGATGCTGATGAATCCGTGAGTGAGGCTGTGGAGCATTTCTTTCTAGTCAATCATCCTGATAACTATCTTACGCATCAG GTTGTGTTAAATGCAAACAAGCTTGCAAAATTGGTGGAAGAGAAGAAAAGTAAGCAAAACTGGCTTGACTATTATCAGAATAAGTTTGAAAGAAATCAAGCAAAACGACCCATAATGAAG ACTGGTTTTCTTGGACTTTGGGGAGAGAAAGTGGATGCTATACAACATCACATATCTGAAATTGAAAGGCTCTCAAATGAA ATAGCTGAAGAGAAAGAAGATGTTGTAAATAACCCTAAAGCAATCATGCCAGCAGCTTTTGTGTCGTTCAAAACCCGTTGGGGGGCTGCGGTTTGTGCCCAAACACAACAGGCCCGAAACCCGACCCTGTGGTTGACTGAGTGGGCCCCAGAACCGCGTGACGTGTATTGGAAAAACCTCGCGATTCCATACGTCTCATTGACTATCCGGAAGCTTCTAATGGCAGTCGCCTTCTTTTTCCTCACCTTCTTTTTCATCATTCCTATTGCTTTTGTGCAATCGCTTGCAAACATTGAAGGTATTGAGAAGGCTGCGCCTTTTTTAAAGCCACTTATTGAAGT GAAGACAATCAAGTCgtttatccaaggttttctaCCCGGGATTGCTTTGAAGATCTTCCTCATACTTTTACCTACAATTTTGATGATAATGTCAAAATTTGAAGGGTTTTTGAGTATATCACTTCTAGAAAGAAGATCTGCATCAAGATATTATCTTTTCAACTTTGTGAACGTGTTTCTTGGGAGTGTGATTGCAGGGACTGTATTAGAACAACTGAATACGTTTCTAGATCAGTCTGTGAATAA GATCCCTGAGACAATCGGAGTAGCGATCCCAATGAAAGCAACTTTTTTTATAACATATATAATGGTCGATGGTTGGAGTGGAACTGCAGGAGAGATTTTGAGGTTAAAACCGTTGATAATTTATCATTTGAAGAACTTTTTCTTGGTTAAAACTGAAAAAGATCGAGAAGAAGCCATGGATCCTGGAAGCATTGGTTTCAACACTGGGGAACCTCAGATTCAATTATATTTTCTAATCGGTCTTATTTATGCTGTTGTCACTCCGCTTCTGACTCCTTTCATCCTCGTTTTCTTTGCCCTAGCGTATGTTGTTTATCGTCAtcag ATTATAAATGTTTACAACCAAGAATACGAAAGCAGCGCAGCCTTTTGGCCGGATGTCCATGGAAGGGTAGTTTCGGCATTGGTAATTTCACAGTTGCTTTTGATGGGATTATTGAGCACAAAAGAAGCGGCTTCATCAACTCCATTCCTTCTTGCACTTCCGATTCTCACAATTGGATTCCATATGTATTGTAAAGGTCGCTTTGAACCTGCGTTTGTCAGATACCCCTTACAG GAAGCCATGATGAAAGACACTCTTGAAAGAGCAAGAGAACCCAACTTGAACCTAAAAGGGTACCTTCAGAATGCATACGTCCCTCCCATTTTCAAAGAAGCTGATTCCGATTCCGATTCCAATTCCGATTCCGATGATGAAACGAATGATCAGAAATGGCAGAAGGACAACGTGTTGGTACCCACCAAAAGACAGTCTAGGAAAAACACACCCGTGCCTAGCAAAAGGAGTGCAGGCTCATCACCAAACCTACCTGAGATTCGGGAGAAGGATAAGCCATAA